One genomic window of Lytechinus variegatus isolate NC3 chromosome 1, Lvar_3.0, whole genome shotgun sequence includes the following:
- the LOC121410841 gene encoding nuclear pore complex protein Nup54-like gives MSFNFGSTGTFGGQNKPSFGGFGSTSTGTSGFSFGSTTKTTAPTLGFGTSTATTTSSSAFGFGIKPIGTATTSTGGGFGFGSGGLGGNTQTTSSASGFNFGTSTSTGGFGAKPGGSSLFGGGGFGQTATSSSSLKFGFGGLNTGTTTTSGLGTGFGAQPQQQQQQQQLGVDNNLVLLAAALSVPSIYGDERDNLLAKWNQLQAFWGTGSGFVNQNTTVNFTPENPFCRFKTVGYSVKPTAKTKDGLVVLHFKKKDTEIRAQQQQLVDSLYRIMGSKPTLSVCVEDVRPLPDDKSEVVIYILERLPTGATKRIPSTETFAFLNNAKIKQQLGSLGVVHMQPRQALTQTQLENYLQNPPLGYDPRLWRQAQLDNPDPDRLIPVPLVGFDVIKTRLEYQQQETQQHQARLDLVSKDLEKLQEQQDTLQARIAENKRRHLELSHRVLQVMARQEVQRKQGVSIQLEEEHLRTQLEGLMAELNAPTQMKARLNEMLSQIRLQSHLPFSRNSEQYSIDSDLQYEIRQHLKQQQEGISHLVGIIKEDLEDLKLIERGLEEATS, from the exons ATGTCGTTCAACTTTGGCAGTACTGGCACATTTGGCGGGCAAAATAAACCATCTTTCGGTGGATTTGGTTCTACCTCAACTGGGACATCAG gATTTTCCTTTGGTAGTACAACTAAAACAACTGCACCTACTCTTGGCTTTGGGACTTCTACAGCCACCACCACGAGCAGCTCTGCATTTGGATTTGGGATTAAACCCATAGGAACAGCTACAACCAGTACTGGTGGAGGCTTTGGCTTTGGGAGTGGTGGGCTTGGTGGAAATACTCAGACAACTAGCAGTGCATCTGGATTCAACTTTGGAACATCTACAAGCACAGGAG GGTTCGGTGCCAAGCCAGGAGGATCATCTCTCTTTGGTGGGGGTGGCTTTGGTCAAACTGCTACCTCTAGCTCTAGCCTCAAGTTTGGTTTTGGTGGTCTTAACACAGGAACAACAACTACAA GTGGATTAGGTACTGGATTTGGTGCTCAGcctcagcagcagcagcaacaacaacaactag GTGTTGACAACAACCTTGTTCTGCTCGCTGCTGCTCTATCTGTACCTAGTATCTATGGAGATGAAAGGGATAACCTACTAGCCAAATGGAATCAACTTCAGGCATTCTGGGGGACCGGTAGTGGGTTTGTAAATCAGAATACCACAGTCAACTTCACTCCAGAAAACCCCTTCTGTAGATTCAAG ACGGTTGGCTATAGCGTCAAGCCGACAGCAAAGACAAAAGATGGTCTGGTTGTCTTACACTTCAAGAAGAAAGACACTGAAATCAGGGCTCAGCAACAACAGCTGGTAGATTCACTCTACAGAATCATGGGCAGTAAACCAACTCTGTCTGTATGCGTAGAGGATGTCAGACCCCTTCCTGATGATAA ATCGGAGGTAGTAATCTACATCTTGGAACGTCTTCCTACTGGTGCTACCAAACGCATCCCATCAACAGAAACCTTTGCCTTCTTGAACAACGCTAAGATCAAGCAACAGCTTGGTAGTTTGGGGGTTGTTCACATGCAACCAAGACAAGCATTGACACAGACTCAGTTAGAGAACTACCTCCAGAATCCTCCTCTAG gTTATGACCCAAGACTATGGAGGCAAGCTCAGCTTGATAATCCTGATCCAGATAG GCTGATCCCAGTCCCACTTGTTGGATTTGATGTAATCAAGACAAGATTAGAATATCAGCAGCAAGAGACACAACAGCATCAAGCAAGACTGGAT CTTGTAAGCAAAGACTTGGAAAAATTGCAAGAGCAGCAGGACACATTGCAGGCGAGGATAGCAGAGAATAAGAGAAGACATCTAGAATTATCACATAGAGTTTTACAG GTCATGGCTCGACAGGAGGTCCAGAGAAAACAAGGAGTGTCCATTCAGTTAGAGGAGGAGCATCTTAGAACACAGCTTGAGGGACTGATGGCAGAGTTAAATGCACCAACCCAGATGAAG GCTCGTCTGAATGAGATGTTATCCCAGATCCGTTTGCAGAGTCACCTTCCATTCAGTCGTAATAGTGAGCAGTATTCTATTGATTCTGATCTCCAGTATGAAATTAGACAG CATctgaaacaacaacaagaaGGTATCAGCCATCTTGTGGGTATCATCAAAGAAGACTTGGAAGATTTAAAACTCATTGAGAGAGGGTTGGAAGAAGCAACCAGTTGA